In Mesotoga sp. UBA6090, a single genomic region encodes these proteins:
- a CDS encoding extracellular solute-binding protein: MKRALLLLLVLSVVFAGFAGAVKITYWQYYYETKVKLVDQLIEEFEKQNPGIEVEHVTFPYENFNEKVAVSVPAGVGPDVLTLFYGWIPLYVTSGYLVPLPEAEFSPEYLSSEFFPFVSKGIEFDGIPYALPTAVRSLALFWNKDLFAEAGLDPEAPPTTFAEMVEFAKKLTKYDNKGNIIQEGLTMQPSGQGHQWIREVLVR, encoded by the coding sequence ATGAAAAGAGCACTGTTATTATTGCTGGTACTTTCGGTTGTCTTTGCCGGTTTTGCCGGTGCAGTAAAAATAACTTACTGGCAGTACTATTATGAAACGAAAGTGAAACTGGTGGATCAGCTGATCGAAGAGTTCGAAAAACAGAATCCGGGAATTGAAGTAGAGCACGTTACTTTCCCTTACGAGAATTTCAACGAAAAGGTCGCGGTATCTGTTCCTGCCGGAGTCGGGCCGGATGTTCTCACTCTCTTCTACGGATGGATTCCACTTTACGTCACTTCTGGATACCTTGTTCCTCTTCCCGAAGCGGAATTCTCTCCCGAATATCTCAGCAGTGAGTTTTTCCCGTTCGTCTCCAAAGGAATCGAGTTCGACGGGATCCCATACGCCCTTCCGACTGCTGTAAGGTCCCTCGCACTCTTCTGGAACAAGGATCTCTTTGCAGAAGCTGGTCTCGATCCTGAGGCTCCACCAACGACTTTCGCAGAGATGGTTGAATTTGCAAAGAAGCTCACAAAGTATGACAACAAGGGCAACATAATTCAGGAAGGCCTGACTATGCAGCCATCCGGTCAGGGTCACCAGTGGATAAGAGAGGTTCTTGTAAGAC
- a CDS encoding NEW3 domain-containing protein yields the protein MKKSLILLVLLCLIVFTGLAKSYVFEAIPETGLAKTILALQKLPVFGTVFMVGAHPDDEDNGMLAYLAKGLHLDSYYLVSNWGQGGQNEIGPELYDALGVLRSQELASARVIDGGKQLHFGAYDFGYSKTAEETFNDPNWDRETIVGNLVELIRIYKPDILLGRHAPTGGHGHHQACGELVPEAVLAAADPNMYPEQLEAGLQVWQVKKFYQAGSGGIRVNTGEYNHMLGYSYNQIGRIARGSHQCQGMAGSLGTPGDAYSNYVLLSSVFGMEEAGFLDHMDFSLKAISNGIEGDFSVIAKIDGMLLELNGITSSILAGFNALDPTGIGDEVLEGLSLVREMIAFAEESNLSDSNKELLIERLTMKEADFLAAAREVFSTKLIVTGNDSAVIPGQSFEVTATFWNLGQEIVDKAELYLALPKGWTTDVESVVFESIKFNTNGQAKFNVTVAEDAAYTDAFDENPISAVAVWDVMGKSVWTESTADVRVVPKVSVSMDPERLMAPASSSAVTKTITVKIQNNSKEAISGTVDLELPSGWVIVTQDTSFSLSKEGEIKSMQIDFRIPANAPLGESEIVVEAIVDGEVFNEGFQVIAYPHIETKYLYKPSIFSVAVIDVKVAADLKVGYVDGGLDINTVYLRQMGVDVTELSPADLASGDLSQYDTIVIGMRAATTRPDIGANSARLNEYVFNGGNLLVQYHKTGEYNSSWAPFDFTISRNRVTVEEAEMKILVPDHPIFNWPNVIGDSDWEGWKQERGLYFPNEWTPEFTPLIDTDDPGEDIEPGSLLIANYGEGTYIYTALVWYRQLDYLVPGGYRVFANMLSLPKVK from the coding sequence ATGAAGAAAAGTCTGATTTTACTGGTGCTTTTGTGCTTGATTGTTTTTACCGGTCTCGCCAAGAGCTACGTGTTCGAAGCGATACCGGAAACAGGTCTTGCAAAGACAATACTTGCGCTTCAGAAACTTCCTGTATTTGGTACGGTATTCATGGTCGGTGCTCACCCCGATGACGAAGACAACGGGATGCTCGCCTATCTTGCCAAGGGACTGCATCTCGACAGCTACTACCTTGTTTCAAACTGGGGACAAGGTGGTCAGAACGAGATCGGGCCTGAACTTTACGATGCCCTTGGAGTTTTGCGATCACAAGAACTGGCATCGGCAAGGGTAATTGATGGAGGAAAACAGCTGCATTTCGGCGCTTACGATTTCGGCTACTCGAAAACAGCCGAAGAGACTTTCAACGATCCAAACTGGGACAGAGAAACGATAGTCGGGAATCTAGTCGAACTCATTAGAATCTACAAACCGGATATTTTACTGGGCAGACATGCCCCGACCGGAGGTCACGGCCATCACCAGGCTTGCGGCGAACTTGTACCGGAAGCTGTTTTGGCAGCTGCAGATCCTAACATGTACCCCGAACAGCTCGAAGCAGGGCTTCAGGTATGGCAGGTTAAGAAGTTCTATCAGGCTGGGTCCGGTGGTATAAGAGTCAATACCGGTGAGTACAATCACATGCTTGGCTACTCCTACAACCAGATAGGACGTATAGCACGTGGCAGTCACCAGTGCCAGGGAATGGCCGGAAGCCTCGGAACACCTGGAGATGCCTACTCAAACTATGTACTTTTGAGCAGTGTTTTCGGAATGGAAGAAGCAGGATTTCTTGATCACATGGATTTCTCCTTGAAGGCAATATCTAACGGTATAGAAGGAGATTTTTCGGTGATCGCAAAGATAGACGGAATGCTCCTTGAATTGAACGGTATCACAAGTTCCATTCTTGCCGGATTCAATGCGTTGGATCCGACTGGAATTGGCGATGAAGTTCTCGAAGGACTGTCACTTGTAAGAGAAATGATTGCATTTGCAGAGGAATCGAATCTCTCAGACTCCAACAAGGAATTGCTGATTGAAAGACTAACCATGAAAGAGGCCGACTTCCTGGCCGCGGCTCGTGAAGTCTTCTCGACAAAACTCATTGTCACAGGCAACGACTCTGCGGTAATACCTGGCCAGAGCTTCGAAGTCACTGCAACTTTCTGGAACCTCGGTCAGGAAATCGTTGACAAGGCCGAGTTATACTTGGCGCTTCCCAAGGGTTGGACGACAGATGTGGAAAGCGTAGTCTTCGAATCCATAAAGTTCAATACCAACGGACAGGCCAAGTTCAACGTAACCGTCGCAGAAGATGCTGCTTACACTGACGCTTTCGATGAAAATCCGATCAGCGCAGTGGCGGTATGGGATGTGATGGGAAAATCAGTCTGGACAGAATCGACGGCAGATGTCAGAGTGGTTCCGAAGGTCTCTGTATCAATGGATCCTGAAAGATTGATGGCTCCGGCATCTTCTTCGGCAGTGACGAAAACGATTACCGTAAAGATTCAAAACAACTCGAAAGAAGCCATTTCCGGAACAGTCGACCTGGAGCTCCCCTCCGGTTGGGTAATTGTAACCCAAGATACATCATTCTCTCTGAGCAAGGAGGGCGAAATCAAGTCGATGCAGATTGATTTCAGGATTCCAGCCAACGCACCTCTTGGCGAATCCGAAATCGTTGTAGAAGCCATAGTTGATGGAGAGGTCTTCAACGAAGGCTTCCAGGTCATTGCATATCCTCACATCGAAACGAAATATCTCTACAAGCCTTCGATCTTCAGCGTTGCAGTTATTGATGTGAAAGTTGCCGCTGATCTGAAGGTTGGTTATGTGGATGGTGGACTGGATATAAACACAGTGTACCTGAGACAGATGGGAGTGGATGTTACTGAATTGAGTCCTGCTGATCTTGCTTCAGGTGATCTCAGTCAATACGACACAATAGTTATTGGCATGAGGGCAGCCACAACCAGACCGGATATCGGGGCAAATTCTGCACGACTTAATGAGTACGTATTCAATGGTGGAAACCTTCTTGTTCAGTATCATAAGACAGGCGAATATAATAGTAGCTGGGCTCCCTTCGATTTCACTATCAGCAGAAACAGAGTTACAGTCGAAGAAGCAGAGATGAAGATACTTGTCCCAGATCACCCGATCTTCAACTGGCCGAATGTGATTGGAGATTCAGATTGGGAAGGCTGGAAGCAGGAAAGAGGTCTCTACTTCCCGAATGAATGGACTCCTGAGTTCACTCCGTTGATTGACACCGATGACCCCGGTGAAGATATCGAGCCAGGTTCACTATTGATTGCGAACTACGGAGAAGGAACATACATCTATACAGCGCTCGTATGGTACAGGCAGCTTGATTATCTTGTACCGGGCGGCTACAGAGTCTTCGCGAATATGTTGAGTTTACCAAAGGTGAAATGA
- a CDS encoding sugar ABC transporter substrate-binding protein: MRKITVLLALIFVLMAGILFATDVAVLLPGTVEFFSVQRVGLDAAAQEFGLNLIYADAEWDAGKQLSQVENFIARGVDLVLLCAADNMALRTAVTRCNEAGIPLITFTNSIGTDPEGKYPGVISHIGRSEIGSGVVQAEFVEKLFGNADIDIILIEGNPGTTAQRMREEGFLSVAERNPSWNIIEKRPIDGWTKEGTLAFMEAFLQSSRNVDVVACQWWSGAIAASMALKERGITDVVVLGLEYAKELVPYIEAGDVYASTYFSVIEEGYKAVETAHLYLTGQEVPKFVEIQQVIVTKDNVADFEPEM; this comes from the coding sequence ATGAGAAAGATTACTGTTCTACTAGCTTTGATCTTCGTTCTAATGGCAGGAATTCTCTTTGCGACGGACGTTGCAGTTTTGCTTCCCGGAACCGTTGAATTCTTCAGCGTTCAGAGAGTAGGGTTGGATGCGGCCGCTCAGGAATTTGGACTTAACCTGATCTATGCCGATGCAGAATGGGATGCAGGCAAGCAGCTGTCTCAGGTTGAGAACTTCATCGCAAGAGGTGTGGATCTCGTGTTGCTTTGCGCGGCGGATAACATGGCACTTCGAACTGCGGTAACTCGCTGCAACGAAGCGGGAATTCCATTGATCACATTCACAAACAGTATCGGAACAGATCCTGAAGGCAAGTATCCAGGTGTCATTAGCCACATAGGTCGTTCTGAGATAGGATCAGGGGTAGTCCAGGCAGAATTTGTCGAGAAGCTCTTTGGGAACGCCGATATCGACATAATTCTTATAGAAGGTAATCCCGGTACAACTGCCCAGAGAATGAGAGAAGAGGGTTTTCTCTCTGTCGCTGAAAGAAATCCTTCCTGGAACATAATTGAAAAGCGCCCTATCGACGGCTGGACAAAGGAAGGAACACTTGCATTCATGGAGGCTTTCCTTCAGAGTAGCAGAAATGTCGACGTCGTCGCATGCCAGTGGTGGTCGGGAGCTATAGCGGCATCGATGGCACTCAAGGAGAGAGGGATCACTGACGTAGTGGTTTTGGGCCTGGAGTATGCGAAAGAGCTCGTTCCTTACATCGAAGCCGGTGACGTTTACGCTTCCACGTATTTCTCGGTTATTGAAGAAGGCTACAAAGCAGTTGAGACTGCCCATCTGTACCTGACCGGCCAGGAAGTGCCGAAGTTCGTTGAGATTCAGCAGGTAATAGTCACAAAGGATAACGTGGCCGATTTCGAACCGGAAATGTAA
- a CDS encoding ABC transporter permease has product MSGPAVKSKLTSFLGKYKIIIAFFVLALVISLMTPNFLSWRNIINIFRQSSIIGIMAIGSTFVIIGGGFDISVGSLLALSAAMAVGLQSSMHWFFAVIVVLLVGAAFGAANGFLCSKIHIPPIIATLGTMTIIRGIVYMYTGGYPLYVDSEGFAFIGNGYIGPIPFPIILLLILVALGQFILVKTKFGRYSCAIGGNKEAARLSGIKVDFYMTLTFVAGGVMAAMSGVVYASRLLSVTPLAGQGYELDAIASAVIGGTSVSGGEGSVVRTLIGALLLTMITNAFNLIGIDLYVQYVFKGLVILAAVGFDSFYKARG; this is encoded by the coding sequence ATGTCAGGACCCGCTGTTAAGTCGAAGTTGACAAGCTTTCTAGGAAAGTACAAAATCATTATCGCATTCTTTGTGTTGGCGCTGGTCATCTCACTTATGACACCCAACTTTCTATCTTGGAGAAATATCATAAACATATTCAGGCAAAGTTCGATAATCGGTATAATGGCTATCGGCTCCACATTTGTCATTATCGGCGGCGGGTTCGATATCTCGGTCGGTTCACTGCTGGCTCTTTCCGCCGCTATGGCGGTTGGACTCCAGTCTTCTATGCACTGGTTCTTCGCAGTGATTGTCGTTTTGCTAGTTGGTGCCGCCTTTGGAGCTGCAAATGGATTCCTTTGCTCGAAGATTCATATCCCGCCAATCATTGCCACTCTGGGAACTATGACGATCATAAGAGGAATCGTTTATATGTATACAGGCGGTTATCCTCTTTATGTCGATTCAGAAGGGTTTGCTTTCATCGGCAATGGCTACATAGGGCCGATTCCCTTTCCAATAATTCTGCTGCTGATCCTAGTAGCTCTGGGTCAGTTCATTCTTGTTAAGACGAAATTCGGTCGGTACTCCTGTGCGATAGGTGGGAACAAAGAGGCGGCCAGACTCTCCGGAATCAAAGTCGACTTCTACATGACCCTGACCTTCGTTGCCGGAGGAGTAATGGCTGCAATGTCAGGAGTTGTCTACGCATCCAGGCTGCTTTCGGTTACGCCTCTTGCCGGCCAGGGCTATGAGCTGGATGCGATAGCTTCTGCAGTAATCGGCGGTACAAGCGTGTCCGGGGGAGAAGGTTCAGTCGTGAGAACTCTCATTGGGGCGTTGTTGCTGACGATGATAACCAATGCTTTCAACTTGATCGGAATAGATCTTTATGTTCAATATGTGTTCAAAGGACTTGTAATTTTGGCAGCGGTTGGATTCGATTCATTCTACAAGGCCCGTGGCTAG
- a CDS encoding isoaspartyl peptidase/L-asparaginase: MGSNEAAGAVIRIRNFAHPISVARKILEEIPHLMLSGKGAEIFARLMGFKEKSPDEQHANTDNREIEKLPEDYREFVRKYSKLLAEQRIFSTFGAVAINSKGHIVARASTGGMSYAFPGRVGDTPVIGAGTFASRSAGASATGLGEGILRVGVTRKLVELVEGGQVVQEACD; the protein is encoded by the coding sequence ATGGGTAGTAACGAGGCGGCAGGAGCTGTAATCAGAATAAGGAATTTCGCTCATCCTATCAGCGTGGCGAGAAAGATCCTGGAGGAAATTCCCCACCTAATGCTCTCTGGCAAGGGGGCCGAGATATTCGCCAGACTCATGGGATTCAAAGAGAAAAGCCCGGATGAGCAGCATGCAAATACTGATAATAGAGAAATCGAAAAGCTTCCGGAGGATTATAGAGAATTTGTTCGAAAGTACTCCAAACTGCTGGCTGAACAGAGAATCTTCTCTACTTTCGGAGCAGTAGCAATCAATTCAAAGGGACACATCGTCGCCAGAGCTTCGACCGGGGGAATGTCCTACGCGTTTCCGGGAAGGGTGGGAGATACTCCCGTCATAGGGGCCGGAACTTTCGCATCGAGATCTGCTGGAGCTTCGGCAACCGGACTTGGAGAGGGAATACTGAGAGTCGGAGTGACAAGAAAGCTCGTCGAGCTCGTCGAAGGTGGCCAAGTGGTTCAGGAAGCCTGCGACTGA
- a CDS encoding ROK family transcriptional regulator has translation MIRVSRCLRETEEKIMRIVRNEGLISRADISRKSGLSKPVVSVVVNNFISQGSIVEVKEGESSNRGGKKPMLLSFVPDYKYVVGVDVGGNKLISILSDLDGKIVEKVKFSTKSISDEKAFLELVEKSILKVMKVPVSKVMGIGIGVPGTVDPESGSIFYMPAFGLRKVNLRSYIEEKFEVPTFVANDVTLNALGELWAGAARGCRNVFLTALGTGTGAGLIINNELYEGSSGVAGEIGYMITDWSREKNLSFVFGSLESWFSGYAFEKLLSEFENEPSVAQMFDHSDRNPRFKEIVTVACEHLSVVIANVITLLDPDVVVITGGIGYNQYDRILSLIMPVLKKTVPAEILERVTFKRGELGEMGVSLGAVCNVQRKVFMEV, from the coding sequence GTGATTCGAGTGAGTCGATGCTTACGTGAAACTGAAGAAAAAATAATGCGAATAGTCAGAAATGAGGGACTGATTTCCAGGGCAGACATATCCAGGAAGAGTGGCCTTAGCAAGCCAGTTGTATCTGTCGTCGTGAACAACTTCATCTCTCAGGGTTCAATAGTCGAAGTAAAAGAAGGTGAGAGTTCAAATCGCGGCGGGAAGAAACCCATGCTCTTATCTTTCGTTCCCGATTACAAGTACGTAGTTGGTGTCGACGTCGGAGGTAACAAACTGATCTCTATTCTGTCGGATCTTGACGGCAAAATAGTCGAAAAAGTAAAGTTCTCCACAAAGTCGATATCCGACGAAAAGGCATTTCTGGAGCTTGTCGAGAAGTCAATACTCAAGGTGATGAAAGTACCGGTCTCGAAAGTAATGGGAATTGGAATCGGAGTTCCGGGTACTGTTGATCCAGAGAGTGGAAGCATCTTCTATATGCCCGCATTCGGTCTTCGAAAAGTGAATCTGCGGAGTTATATCGAAGAGAAATTCGAGGTTCCGACATTCGTTGCGAACGATGTTACACTTAACGCTTTGGGGGAACTGTGGGCAGGAGCTGCAAGAGGATGTAGGAACGTTTTTCTGACCGCTCTCGGCACGGGGACGGGTGCAGGATTGATCATAAACAACGAGCTTTACGAAGGATCAAGCGGAGTTGCTGGAGAGATAGGATACATGATAACCGATTGGAGCAGAGAGAAGAACTTGAGCTTCGTATTTGGAAGTCTTGAAAGCTGGTTCTCGGGATACGCATTTGAAAAGCTTCTTTCAGAATTCGAAAACGAACCATCGGTCGCACAGATGTTTGATCATTCAGACAGAAATCCGAGATTCAAAGAGATAGTTACGGTGGCCTGTGAGCACCTGAGCGTGGTTATCGCGAATGTCATCACACTGCTTGATCCAGATGTTGTTGTCATAACCGGTGGAATCGGTTACAACCAATACGACAGGATACTCAGTCTAATAATGCCTGTACTGAAGAAAACCGTTCCCGCTGAAATACTGGAACGCGTGACTTTTAAGCGTGGGGAACTTGGTGAAATGGGGGTTTCGTTAGGAGCTGTGTGCAATGTTCAAAGAAAAGTCTTCATGGAAGTGTGA
- a CDS encoding sugar ABC transporter ATP-binding protein — MIALNRDTAGSRLILEVKEISKSFPGVQALDKVDMDVREGEVHALLGENGSGKSTLTKCIVGAYQKDSGTILYDGKETSFSSPTESFRQGISVIYQERSLIPKFTVEQNIFLGDEMQVSGLLSEKKMRKRFRSLCESYGFDLSPNEKIFRLGVAQQKVVEIMKALSRNSRVVIMDEPTASLSKEEADHLFKIISQLRSKGISILYITHILEEVFRITDRITVLRDGRKVSTLNTAETDREEIVNLMVGEVFHDIEVISSSAKYDLPPVISVRNIQKLPRVRDISFEVYPGEVLGITGLTGSGKTELARAIFGAEKADSGEITVEGKRVNLNSPVDAINAGIALIPEDRKSDGLIMLFEVFKNITLPSISDFTATPGLILTKREYVKANEYRERLNIRLASIHQQTKFLSGGNQQKVVIAKWLLTNPKLLIMDEATQGIDVKAKSEIYSIVRELAENGFSVIFISSEVPEVQRVSDRILVIADGEVVGEFKRGARQDEILKKALSGKQEHLDNQVVS, encoded by the coding sequence GTGATTGCGTTGAATAGAGACACTGCCGGCTCTAGACTGATTCTCGAAGTGAAGGAAATATCCAAGAGCTTTCCCGGTGTTCAGGCTCTTGACAAGGTAGACATGGATGTGAGAGAGGGGGAGGTCCACGCTCTTCTGGGAGAGAATGGATCGGGAAAGTCGACGCTCACAAAATGCATTGTAGGAGCTTATCAGAAAGATTCGGGGACCATTCTCTACGACGGGAAGGAAACCAGCTTCTCATCTCCAACGGAATCTTTCAGGCAGGGAATAAGCGTTATCTATCAGGAGAGGAGCCTCATTCCCAAATTCACCGTCGAGCAGAACATATTCCTCGGTGACGAGATGCAGGTCTCGGGCCTGCTTTCAGAAAAGAAGATGAGAAAGAGATTTCGCAGCCTTTGTGAGTCGTATGGATTTGATCTCTCACCGAACGAGAAGATATTCAGGCTCGGGGTGGCACAGCAGAAGGTTGTGGAAATCATGAAGGCACTTTCCAGGAATTCGAGGGTTGTGATCATGGACGAGCCGACGGCCTCGCTTTCGAAGGAAGAGGCCGATCATCTCTTCAAGATCATCTCTCAACTTAGAAGCAAGGGAATTTCGATCCTGTATATCACCCATATTCTGGAAGAGGTTTTCAGAATTACCGATAGAATTACAGTCCTCAGAGACGGCAGGAAGGTCTCCACTCTGAATACTGCTGAGACTGACAGAGAAGAGATCGTCAATCTAATGGTCGGTGAAGTCTTTCATGACATCGAAGTTATTTCGAGTTCAGCAAAGTACGACCTTCCACCCGTCATATCTGTAAGGAACATTCAAAAGTTGCCTAGAGTAAGGGATATCTCATTCGAAGTCTATCCCGGTGAAGTGCTTGGAATTACCGGTCTCACCGGCTCGGGAAAAACGGAGCTGGCCAGGGCGATTTTCGGTGCCGAGAAAGCAGACAGCGGCGAGATAACTGTTGAGGGCAAGAGAGTGAATCTAAACTCGCCGGTAGATGCCATAAATGCAGGGATAGCGTTAATACCCGAAGACAGGAAATCCGACGGTCTCATAATGCTTTTCGAGGTTTTCAAAAATATCACTCTCCCTTCGATAAGCGATTTCACTGCGACGCCCGGATTGATCCTGACGAAGAGAGAATATGTTAAGGCGAATGAATACAGGGAAAGGCTTAACATCCGGCTTGCTTCGATACATCAGCAGACGAAGTTTCTTAGCGGAGGCAACCAGCAGAAAGTCGTAATTGCAAAGTGGCTGCTGACCAATCCAAAATTGCTGATCATGGACGAGGCGACTCAGGGAATCGATGTGAAGGCAAAGAGTGAGATCTACTCGATTGTAAGAGAGCTTGCCGAGAACGGCTTCTCAGTTATCTTTATTTCCTCTGAAGTGCCGGAAGTTCAGAGAGTATCCGACAGAATCCTTGTGATAGCAGATGGAGAGGTCGTAGGAGAATTCAAACGCGGAGCTCGCCAGGACGAGATCCTGAAGAAAGCGTTGAGCGGAAAACAAGAGCATCTAGATAATCAGGTGGTGAGTTGA